The following proteins are encoded in a genomic region of Ostrea edulis chromosome 7, xbOstEdul1.1, whole genome shotgun sequence:
- the LOC130048077 gene encoding uncharacterized protein LOC130048077 isoform X2 yields the protein MENPTTEEENELKEVLTKAELPHFLTVFKSSGVTFELLPKLTHEDLKSIGMNLLVDRINLFKAVTDHEGNVSKGCTPSPLSELESNFLRATHLAYAIIPRAIRIFFDSRHPPINLIKQLDSKEGELKSCKAVYQENYPILFSSDGCTMVKSENFDLTLLMALLRNFTKIKEPVTTWNKMPKQADTSEGADLVRIRFHRNALAHNTNATLSNKEFHDMWNELKDNSGGW from the exons ATGGAGAATCCTACCACAGAAGAAGAGAACGAGTTGAAGGAAGTTCTCACCAAAGCTGAATTGCCACATTTTCTGACAGTCTTTAAGTCCAGTGGAGTAACGTTTGAACTTCTGCCCAAATTAACCCACGAAGACCTCAAAAGCATTGGGATGAATCTGCTGGTGGATAGGATCAATTTGTTCAAAGCAGTGACAGATCATGAAG GAAATGTATCGAAAGGTTGCACACCTTCCCCACTGTCAGAATTGGAAAGCAATTTTCTGCGTGCCACCCACCTAGCCTACGCCATTATACCAAGGGCTATACGGATTTTCTTTGATTCCCGGCATCCTCCAATAAACCTGATTAAACAGCTTGATTCCAAAGAAGGAGAATTAAAGTCATGCAAAGCAGTGTATCAGGAAAATTACCCAATACTTTTTTCGTCAGACG GTTGTACCATGGTCAAATCTGAGAACTTCGACTTGACCCTTTTAATGGCTCTTCTGAGAAATTTCACGAAAATTAAAGAACCTGTCACAACGTGGAATAAGATGCCAAAACAAGCTGACACGAGTGAGGGAGCTGATTTAGTCAGGATACGATTTCATCGGAATGCATTGGCACACAATACCAATGCCACCTTATCAAACAAAGAATTCCACGATATGTGGAACGAATTGAAAGAT